The Candidatus Tumulicola sp. genome contains a region encoding:
- a CDS encoding HAD-IIIA family hydrolase, with protein sequence MAQALAVLLDRDGTIIVDLRGNADPSKVTPMPYARSALQRLRHANILTAVISNQSGVALGQLTSEQVRAVNVRAEQLLGPLGPIFICEHSERAGCDCRKPNPGLVFRAAMELGVHPEDCVVIGDIGTDMDAARAAGARGILIPTASTRPEEVLAAPAVALHLDQAVDSILAGNI encoded by the coding sequence ATGGCGCAGGCACTCGCTGTGCTCCTTGACCGAGACGGAACCATAATCGTCGACCTTCGCGGCAACGCGGACCCCTCGAAAGTTACGCCCATGCCGTATGCCCGTTCCGCGCTTCAACGACTGCGGCACGCGAATATTCTTACGGCGGTGATTTCGAACCAAAGCGGCGTAGCGCTCGGGCAGCTCACCTCCGAACAAGTGCGTGCTGTGAATGTCAGAGCCGAACAACTACTCGGACCGCTCGGCCCGATCTTCATTTGCGAGCATAGCGAGCGTGCCGGATGCGATTGTCGCAAACCGAACCCCGGTCTGGTTTTTCGCGCGGCTATGGAGTTGGGCGTCCATCCCGAAGATTGTGTGGTCATTGGCGACATCGGTACGGACATGGATGCTGCCCGGGCCGCCGGGGCCAGGGGCATTTTGATTCCAACGGCGAGTACTCGGCCCGAGGAAGTTTTGGCCGCGCCGGCCGTAGCGTTGCATCTCGATCAAGCGGTCGACTCTATTCTCGCAGGCAACATTTGA
- a CDS encoding glycosyltransferase family 9 protein — protein MNILAVRQDNNGDVLLTGPALRALAAGCTRLTLLCGPSGRAAAEATACVDAVVCHEAGWIEAVPHPVRPMDIASFVADIRKREFAQAVVFTSFHQSPLPIALLLRLAAVRKIAAISEDYAGSLLDIRCRVPDDIHEVERALSLARAAGFSLPSRDDARLTMRIEPTNPLGDIHGYIVVHPGSTVPARAWKPALNRQLVKALNARGSRVVVTGTAGESDLCDFVAGDSALNLAGKTSLTELARVIADSSAIVVGNTGAAHVAAAVGTPIVSLFAPTIPAVRFRPWMVEHVLLGDQQIVCKGCRARTCPRGDHACIDSVSVDEVLSALDRVREKTAAVNRLGAHR, from the coding sequence TTGAACATCCTCGCAGTACGGCAAGACAACAACGGAGACGTGCTCTTGACGGGGCCCGCCTTGCGTGCTCTGGCCGCGGGCTGCACGCGCCTTACTTTGCTCTGCGGTCCGTCGGGTCGTGCCGCCGCCGAAGCGACCGCCTGCGTCGACGCTGTGGTCTGCCATGAGGCGGGATGGATCGAAGCGGTTCCACATCCCGTCAGGCCCATGGATATAGCGAGCTTTGTAGCGGACATTCGTAAACGAGAATTCGCCCAAGCGGTCGTGTTCACATCATTTCATCAGAGTCCGTTACCGATCGCCTTACTCCTAAGACTGGCCGCCGTGCGCAAGATCGCTGCCATAAGCGAAGACTACGCCGGTAGTTTGCTCGATATTCGGTGCCGCGTCCCCGATGATATTCACGAGGTCGAGCGCGCGCTTTCGTTGGCTCGAGCTGCGGGCTTTTCGTTGCCGTCGAGAGACGATGCACGCCTTACGATGCGAATCGAGCCCACGAATCCACTGGGCGACATCCACGGATACATTGTCGTTCATCCAGGTTCGACCGTTCCGGCGCGCGCGTGGAAACCGGCTCTCAATCGGCAACTCGTCAAAGCGCTGAACGCTCGCGGAAGTCGCGTCGTCGTAACGGGAACGGCCGGCGAATCGGATCTGTGCGATTTCGTTGCCGGCGATTCTGCCCTCAACCTCGCAGGCAAAACCAGTCTGACCGAATTGGCACGAGTAATCGCCGATTCTAGTGCGATCGTCGTGGGCAATACCGGCGCTGCGCACGTCGCCGCCGCCGTCGGTACGCCGATCGTTTCCTTATTCGCACCGACGATACCGGCGGTGCGTTTTCGACCTTGGATGGTCGAGCACGTGCTATTGGGCGATCAGCAGATAGTCTGCAAAGGCTGTCGAGCCCGCACATGTCCGCGAGGCGATCACGCCTGTATCGACAGTGTGAGCGTCGACGAGGTGCTGTCCGCGCTGGATCGAGTCCGCGAAAAGACGGCGGCCGTAAATCGTCTCGGTGCGCATCGATGA
- a CDS encoding glycosyltransferase produces MVSEHASPLASLGSVDAGGQNVHVAALAAAMTALGHSVTVFTRRDDARLPKRVVMASGVVVHHIDAGPVMRIAKDAIYPHVAEFSRGLRLAWNVSRPDVVHSHFWMSGIAAIAAADAFGLPAVHTYHALGVEKLRHQGTADTSPSIRLFEEARIAREVDCIVATSRAELVELQDMGTPLHAVRIIPCGVDVEQFSPDGVCEIKNPDMLRVATISRLVPRKGVDTIIESIASVANAELVIAGGGEADRFADDHETRRLIALASLYGVTERVFLRGAVERERVVELLRSADVVVCAPWYEPFGIVALEAMACAKPVVASNVGGLKDTVIDGVTGFHVSPRSPRELADALRRLQADEDLRRAFGRAARERAISHYAWSNVALETLDAYRSVIDGEARQRFAMAR; encoded by the coding sequence ATGGTTTCGGAACATGCCAGCCCGCTCGCCAGTCTCGGAAGCGTCGACGCGGGCGGCCAAAATGTACACGTTGCTGCCCTCGCGGCAGCGATGACGGCACTCGGACACTCCGTCACCGTGTTTACGCGCCGTGATGATGCCCGGCTGCCCAAAAGAGTCGTTATGGCCTCAGGTGTCGTCGTTCATCACATAGACGCCGGACCAGTTATGCGTATCGCGAAGGATGCGATCTACCCGCACGTCGCGGAGTTTTCAAGAGGGCTGCGGCTTGCATGGAACGTTAGCCGCCCGGATGTCGTGCATTCGCACTTTTGGATGAGCGGCATTGCAGCGATCGCTGCTGCGGATGCGTTTGGACTTCCCGCCGTGCACACGTATCATGCTCTCGGCGTCGAAAAGCTGCGACACCAGGGGACGGCCGATACATCGCCGTCGATTCGTCTGTTCGAGGAAGCAAGGATCGCGAGAGAAGTCGATTGTATTGTGGCAACGTCGAGAGCCGAACTCGTGGAATTACAAGATATGGGCACGCCCCTACACGCAGTTCGCATCATTCCCTGCGGCGTCGACGTCGAGCAGTTTTCTCCGGATGGCGTCTGCGAAATAAAAAACCCGGATATGCTACGGGTCGCCACGATTTCGCGACTCGTTCCACGAAAAGGTGTCGATACGATAATCGAAAGTATTGCATCGGTAGCAAACGCGGAATTAGTCATTGCTGGTGGTGGGGAAGCCGACCGGTTCGCGGACGATCACGAAACGAGGAGGTTAATAGCTCTCGCGTCACTTTACGGCGTTACCGAGCGCGTCTTTCTACGCGGCGCCGTCGAGCGTGAGCGAGTGGTCGAACTCCTGCGGTCCGCTGATGTCGTCGTCTGCGCGCCGTGGTATGAACCGTTCGGTATTGTGGCCCTGGAAGCAATGGCATGCGCCAAACCGGTCGTTGCGTCGAATGTGGGCGGCTTGAAAGACACGGTGATCGACGGCGTGACAGGCTTCCACGTATCGCCTCGCTCGCCACGTGAACTTGCCGATGCATTACGCCGGCTGCAGGCGGATGAGGATCTTCGGCGAGCCTTCGGTCGTGCGGCGCGCGAACGAGCGATATCGCACTATGCCTGGTCGAACGTCGCACTGGAGACGCTGGATGCATACCGTTCAGTGATCGACGGTGAAGCTCGGCAACGTTTCGCGATGGCGAGATAA
- a CDS encoding glycosyltransferase family 9 protein, whose product MHRIVALRALKVGDFLTGVPAYRAIRRAYPSSFIQLAAPRELAPLASLLGNAIDEVCDSHELEPLSPQLYDADIGVDLHGKGPASHRLLVEARAARLVAFRTLEIPQSADGAKHDAEEHEVARWCRLLQHAGIPADPNDLDVAAPNTTALTETARGATVVHPGASSRARCWPSERWIDVVRSERDAGRRVVITGGPDEVRCALAIARAAAVPEECVFAGRTNVLELAELIGVAERIVCGDTGIAHLATAFRRPSVVLFGPTPPAHWGPPARPIHRVLWAGGRGDPHADRIDAGLLSISAADVIDALRSLPAAALC is encoded by the coding sequence ATGCACCGCATCGTTGCGCTTCGTGCCCTCAAAGTGGGCGACTTTCTTACCGGCGTGCCGGCGTATCGTGCCATTCGACGTGCCTATCCATCCAGTTTCATCCAGCTTGCTGCTCCGCGGGAGCTCGCTCCGCTAGCGAGCTTACTCGGTAATGCGATCGATGAAGTTTGTGACTCGCACGAATTGGAGCCGCTCAGTCCGCAACTGTATGACGCCGATATCGGAGTCGATCTGCATGGGAAAGGCCCGGCGTCGCATCGGCTGCTGGTTGAGGCGAGGGCCGCCCGGCTCGTCGCGTTTCGCACTCTCGAGATCCCGCAGAGCGCCGACGGAGCGAAGCACGACGCCGAGGAACACGAAGTCGCGCGATGGTGCCGATTGCTCCAGCACGCGGGCATCCCGGCCGACCCTAATGACTTGGATGTCGCCGCTCCAAATACGACGGCGCTCACGGAAACGGCGCGCGGAGCGACAGTGGTTCATCCCGGGGCGAGCAGTCGCGCGAGATGCTGGCCGTCCGAACGCTGGATTGACGTCGTGCGGTCTGAGCGGGACGCGGGCCGCCGAGTTGTTATTACCGGAGGCCCGGACGAGGTGCGCTGCGCGCTTGCGATCGCGAGAGCGGCGGCCGTTCCCGAGGAGTGCGTGTTTGCCGGGCGCACTAACGTGCTCGAGTTAGCAGAGCTGATTGGTGTAGCCGAGCGAATTGTTTGTGGAGATACCGGAATCGCGCATCTCGCTACGGCATTTAGACGCCCTTCCGTGGTGCTTTTCGGACCCACCCCACCGGCGCACTGGGGTCCGCCGGCGCGACCGATTCATCGCGTGCTCTGGGCGGGCGGACGCGGCGACCCGCACGCCGATCGAATCGATGCGGGACTGCTTTCGATTTCCGCAGCGGATGTGATCGATGCTCTGCGCTCGCTTCCCGCGGCCGCGCTTTGTTAA